The Brachyhypopomus gauderio isolate BG-103 chromosome 2, BGAUD_0.2, whole genome shotgun sequence genome contains a region encoding:
- the LOC143507041 gene encoding uncharacterized protein LOC143507041 has protein sequence MPKTRELCKDIRDKIVDLHNAGMGYRTTGKQLGEKATTVGAIIRKWKKCKITENLPRSGAPCKISPRGASMILRKVRNEPRTTRQDLVNDLNRAGTTASKKTISNTLRRQGLKSCNARKMPLLKPTHVKARLKFAHDHLNDPEEEWEKVMWSDETKIELFGLNSTHNREAWQWKHHSLRMLFCKGDRTTTPYCGKDGWGHVS, from the coding sequence ATGCCCAAGACCAGAGAGCTGTGTAAGGACATCAGGGAtaaaattgtagacctgcacaacGCTGGGATGGGCTACAGGACAacaggcaagcagcttggtgagaAGGCAACAACTGTTggagcaattattagaaaatggaagaaatgcAAAATAACGGAAAATCTCCCTCGGTCTGGGGCGccatgcaagatctcacctcgtggaGCATCAATGATCTTGAGGAAGGTGAGGAATGAGCCCAGAACTACACGGCAGGAcctggtcaatgacctgaatAGAGCTGGGACCACAGCCTCAAAGAAAACAATCAGTAACACACTACGCCGTCAAGGATTAAAATCCTGTAATGCACGCAAGATGCCCCTCCTCAAGCCAACGCATGTCAAAGCCCGTCTGAAGTTTGCACATGACCATCTGAATGATCCAGAGGAGGAATGGGAGAAGGTCATGTGGTCTGATGAGACAAAAATAGAACTTTTTGGTTTAAACTCCACTCACAACCGTGAAGCATGGCAGTGGAAACATCATTCTTTGAGGATGCTTTTCTGCAAAGGGGACAGGACGACTACACCGTATTGTGGGAAGGATGGATGGGGCCATGTATCGTGA